CGCCGGGTGAAGACAACGTTACCAACGTCGAGTTGGGACGTATTGCCCCTTCGGCCTTTACCGCGGTTGGGACTGCCTCGACGTTCAAGAACTTCGACCTGGTGCTGTCCGGTGCGCAATGTACCGACAAGACCAAAGTCGTGGTTGATTTCGACCAGGTAGGTAACGTCGATCCGGCGACTGGCAACCTCAAGCTGATCGGTAGCGCGCCAGCAACGGGCGTACAGATCCAGGTCTACAACGCCGACGCTACTGCCGCGAAGATCCCGCTGGGCCAGGCAGAAACCTCGCCGCAGGTCGCTACGGTTGCGGGTAACACCGCCACGCTGAAGTTCAAGGCGAGCTACGTCTCGACTTTGGCGACTGTCGGCGCGGGTTCGGGTAACTCCTACGTTCGCTACACCCTGTCGTACAAGTAACGGCAAGGCCGAAGGAGTGTGTCATGACGCCGAAAGCGCGTGTTTGGTCTTCTCTCGTTCTCGGCGTCATGTTTCTGGGCGTATGGTCTGGAAGCGTGCAGGCGTCGATCGTCATTCAAGGCACCCGGCTGGTTTATCCCGCGGATGCCCGGGAAGTAACCATCAAGATCAATAATGTGGGCGGTACGGCCTTACTGGCACAGAACTGGATCGACGACGGTGACTCCCATAAAAAACCTGAGGAAATAAAAGTTCCATTCCTGCTGTCTCCAGCGGTTATTCGGCTGGACCCGGAAAGTTCTGCATCGCTGCGTGTCTCTTATACAGGGGAGAAACTTGCCGAGGATCGAGAGTCATTGTTCTGGCTCAATGTCCTGGAAACACCTCCGCGCAAAGAGGCCGATGAAAACGTTTTGCAGTTTGCCTTCAGGACCCGGATAAAAGTGTTCTTTCGTCCGAAGAACTTGAAGTCGGATGTCGATCTAGTGGCGGACAAGCTGGATTGGAAGTTTAAAGCGCAATTGCCAGGAAATGAAAAGGGCGAAACCCGGATGGGTATTCAGGTCACCAATCCGACGGCTTATTACGTTTCCTTTGGCAAGGTAGAAGTGGTTCTGGATGAACGACGAATTGCCGTCAAGGATGAAATGATCGCACCGTTCAGTAGTGGAACTTTCCTCTTGCCTGAACATGTGTCTCAGAACTATCGAAAAGCCTCCGTGAGTTACGAAGTCATTAATGACTTTGGTGGGCGGCGCGTGCTGGATAAAGCACTGTCCCGATAATTCTTCGTTCTTGAATCCAGCCATGTTTATGGCGTAGCAGTGCGACGGTATCGAATATGTTGAATTTCCAGTGCCGTTGCCTGGTTGTTTTTACCTGCCCGCCAGTTATGTGTTTTTCCAACTTAAGTCGATCTTTTTTATTTCTTGTTTCTATGGCGATCATGGTCATGAAGACTCAAGCATGGGCTGAAACTTCCTCGAGTGCCGTGGCAGCGGGCAAGGCTGCCGCCGTGCCGGAATCGGATGTGGTGTTCGATTCGCAGATGTTGTTCCAGACCGAGGGCAGCCCGATCGATACCAGTCGTTTCGAGCACCAGGGTTTTCTGATTCCGGGTACTTACCGTATCGACCTGCTGGTGAACGGACGCTGGGGCGCCACCCAGGACATCGAGTTTCGCGATACCCACGGGCCGCAAGGGGGGCAACCCTGCTATGAGCGTTCGCTGCTGACCCGTGCCGGTATCGACCTGGAAAAGGCCGCTGCCCAACCGGGTGTCGAGCCTATGCCAGAGGGCCTCTATTGCGCCGATCTGGCGCGCTACATTCCCGGCCTCACGACCAAGATCAATCTGCGGGAACTGACCATCGATCTGTCCGTGCCGCAATATTTCCTGCAGAAGACCCAATCGAAAACCTATGTCGATCCCGAGAACTGGGATCACGGCATTTCCGCGGGACTGCTCAACTACAACACCAACCTGTTCAGCGTGCAAAACAGCGGCCGCACCCAGACCAATGGGTATGCCGGGCTGAACATGGGGCTCAATGTCGGGGCGCTGCGCCTGCGGCATACCGGCACCCTGGCCTGGTCTTCCGAGACGGGCAGTCGTTATCAGCGCGGCCATATCTATGGCCAGACCGACCTGCCGGCATGGCGCTCGCAATTGCTGGTAGGGGAGAGCGCCACCGACGCCGACCTGTTCGACTCGGTGTCGTTTCGCGGCGTGCAGCTGTTCAGCGATGACCGCATGCTGCCCGACACCGAGCGTTTCTATGCACCGGTGGTGCGGGGCACGGCCAGTTCCAACGCGAAAGTCTCGGTGTATCAGCGCGGCTACCTGATTTCCGAAACTTCCGTTGCGCCCGGGCCGTTCGAGATCAGCGACCTGCAGGCCGCCAGCTTCGGCGGCGACCTGAACGTCACTGTGACCGAAGCCAATGGCCAGAGCACCAGCTTTACCGTGCCGTTCGCCACCACGGTGCAATTGCTGCGCCCGGGCAACTCGCGCTACAGCCTGACCGCCGGTGAGGTCATCGACCCCGGGCTGCGCGGCGACAAGCAGTACGTGCTGCAAGGCACCGCGCAGCGCGGCCTGGATAACGACCTCACCGCCTACGCCGGCAGTGCGCTTACGGGCAGCTATATGTCGGCGCTGATCGGCAGCGCGATCAACACCTCCGTGGGCGGCTTCGCCGTCGACCTGACCCAGGCCAGGACCGATGTCCCGCGCAATGGCAGCCTGCAGGGTTCCAGCCTGCGTCTTTCCTACAGCAAGAACCTGCCGAACAGCGGCACCAACTTCTCGTTGCTGGCTTACCGCTACTCGACCAGTGGCTACCTGGGGTTGCACGACGCGATCGCGTTGCAGGACTTCGTCGAGAACGGCGAGCCGCTGGAGTCGTTCGCCCGGGTACGCGACAGGCTCGACGTGAACGTCAGCCAGCGAGTGAATGCCACGGGGGGGAATTTCTATGTGGGCGGCTCTTCCCTCAAGTACTGGAACCAGAAGAACCAGGCGCTGAACTTCTCCATGGGCTACAGCGACCAGTGGCAGGGCAACAGCTTCTCTTTCATGGTTCAGCGGATGCAGGGCAGCAGCGGATTCTCCGGGCGTCGGGCGGACACCAACAATACCGTCTTCAGCTTCACCCTGACGGTTCCGCTGGGGCGCGAAACCCGCGGCGGGACGGTGCTGAACAACTTCGTCAGCCACGACCAGCGCACGGGCAGCCACCTCAGTAGCGGCGTGTCCGGAACCCTGGACGAGGCGGGCAAGGCCTCCTATTCGGTGTCCCTGGCCCGTGACGAGCAGCAACGCCAGACCACGCGCAACGCCAGCTTCAACTACTTCCTGCCCGAGGTGGCCCTCAGTTCCAGCTACTCCGAAGGCAACGATTATCGCCAGGCCTCCGTCGGTGCTTCCGGCGGCATGGTCCTGCATTCGGGCGGCGTGACGTTCGCCCAGACCCTGAGCGAGACCAGCGCCCTGGTGTATGCGCCGAATGCCCGCGGCGCGACGGTCGGCTACAGCGGGGCGAAGGTCAATGCCAGCGGTTACGCGGTGGTCCCCAGCCTGACGCCGTTCCAGCTCAATACCGTGGATGTCGACCCACAGGGCGCACCTGACGACGTCGAGCTACGGGTCAATTCGCGCAATATCGCACCGGTGGCGGGAGCGGTGGTGATGCTCTCCTACCCGACCCGCAAGGCGCGCTCTTTCCTGGTCGACAGCCTGCAGCCCAATGGTGCGCACCTGCCGTTCGCCGCGCTGGCCAGCGACGCCGAGAGTGGCGAGGAACTGGGCGCGGTCGGCCAGGGCAGTCGCCTGGTGCTGCGCAGCGAAAAGGACCAGGGCACGATCCGCGTCGAATGGGGCAACGAGCCCTCGCAGCAGTGCCTGATCGACTATCGCTTGCCCGAGCGCGATCCGGCGTCGACCAAGGGATACGAGGTACTCGCGCTGCCCTGTCGCGCATTGCCTGCCGCGACTGTCGATCAGGCGAGGAACGGCTGATGCGCGACGTCGTTGCTGTGCGCCTGCGCCAGGCCAGGCGCCTGTGCGGCGGCCTGCTCGCGGGCCTGTTGCTGATGCCGCCAGGCGGGGCACAGGCGGCGCTGGCGGTTACCGGTACGCGCTTCATTTACCCGGCCGGCACCTCGGCCCTGACGGTCAGGGTCGGCAACAACGGCGAGGCGCCGATCCTGCTGCAGGCCTGGCTGGACAAGGGCGACACGGGGACCGACCCGAGTGGCCTGGCGGTGCCGTTCGTGCTGTCGCCGCCCATTGCCCGGCTCGAACCGCAACAGCGCAGCGCCCTGGTGGTGCGTTACACCGGCGAATCCCTGCCCGGCGATCGCGAGTCGGTGTTCTGGATCAATTTTCTCGAAGTACCGCCGCGGACCACCGCCGAGGCCAATGTGCTGCGCGTGGCCTACCGCCTGCGCATGAAGCTGCTGTACCGCCCCGCGGGTCTCGCCGGCGAAGCCGACGAGGCGATCCGTCAGGTGACCTGGCGCCTCGAGCAGGGGCCGCAGGCCGGCGGGCAGACCACGCTGCTGGCCACCAGCCGCGCGCCTTATTACGTGTCCCTGCCGCAGCTCGCGCTGGGGGAAGGGAAGCAAGCGATCAATTGGCAGGGAATCACCATCGAGCCGTTCGGCACGACACGCATCGCCCTGCCGGTTGCAAAAAAGGCCGCCGCCCAGGCGACGGCCATTCATTACCAGGTAGCGATAGACAGCGGGGAGACGCGGAGTGGAAGCGCGCGCATACAACCATAGTTTTGACCGGAGCAAGGCTCCGCCAGGCAGGCGCTTGCCGGGGCACGGACCCGGTCTGCTCCTGGCGGCGCTGCTGCCGCTGACGGGTGTCGCCCAGGCAGTGCAGGCGCCCAGCGCCGGCCAGGCGATGCGGGACATCGAGGCGGTGCAGCCGGCCCAGCCAGCGCCCGCGGCACCGGAGCTGGACCTGCCCAAGGCCGAGTCGCCGGTGGCACCGGCCGCCCCGGACACATCCGGCATACGTGTGCGGATTAGCGCGTTCGTCATTACCGGCAATCAGGTGTTCGATGAGACGCGCTTGCAGGCGCTGCTCGTCGACCTCAAGGACCAGGAACTGGACCTGACCGGCCTGCGTGGCGCGGCACAGCGGATTACCAGCTTCTATCAGAAGCAGGGCTATGTACTGGCCCGCGCCTTCCTGCCAGCCCAGGACATCGAGAACGGGGTGGTGCGGATCGAGGTGATGGAAGGGCGTTACGGAAGTATCGAACTGCATAACGGCTCGCGTGCCCTGGACCAGGTGGTGCAGGCGCCACTGTCGTCGTTGAGCGGCGGCAAGGCGGTGTACGACGCCGACCTGGAACGCAGCCTCCTGCTGTTGAGCGACCTGCCCGGGGTCCGCGCGCGGGGCACCTTGCGTCCCGGCCTGGAATACGGGACCACGGACCTGGTGATCGATACCGAAGCCACGCCGCTGCTCAACGGCACTCTGGAAGCGGACAACTTCGGTGGCTACTACACCGGCGAATACCGCCTGGGCGGCAGCCTCAACCTCAACAACCCGTTGCGCCTCGGCGACCAGCTCAGCCTGCGTGCGCTGCGCAGCGACGAGTCGCAGCGTTACTACCGCGCGGCCTACCAGTTGCCGGTCGGCCCCTGGTCGACCCGCATCGGCGCGGCGTACTCGGAAATGAGCTACCGCCTGGGCAGGAACTTCGAAGTGCTCGACTACCACGGCACCGCCAGCTTCCGCAGCCTCTTCGTTGCGCAACCCCTGGTGCGCAGCCGCACCTTCGATCTCAACGCGCAATTGCAGTACGAAGACAAGCGCCTGCGCGACGATATCGACCTGTTCGAGACCAGCAGCCGCAAGCAGATCGACCTCTGGACCCTTAGCCTGAGCGGCAACAGCGAGGACTTGCTCCTTGGTGGCGGCCGCAACCTGTTCGATCTCTCCTACGCCAGTGGCCAGCTGCGCATCGGCGACGCCGAGGAGCGGGGCCGCGACGGCCGGACCGCAGGCACCAACGGCGGTTTTTCCAAGGTCAACCTCAATGCCGCGCGCCTGCAACGCCTGAGCGACCGCTTCCAGCTCTATACCCGCCTGAGCGCGCAATGGGCCTCGGGCAACCTCGACAGTTCGGAAAAGCTCGGCCTGGGCGGCCCTTACGGCGTGCGCGGCTACCCGTTGGGCGCCGGCAGCGGCGACCAGGGCTGGCAGGCGAGCGCCGAGCTGCGCTACGCCCTGGCGCCCCGCTGGCAGCTCAGCGCCTTCGCCGACAACGGCGTGACCAAGACCAACCGACGAACCTGGACCTCGGGGGACAACACCCGGCGCATCACCTCCACGGGGATCGGCGCCAGTTGGGCGGGGCCGTCCCAGCAAATCAACCTGACGGCCGCCTGGCCCCTTCATGACAACGGGGAAAACGAAGGCCCGCCGCGCCGACCGCGGATCTGGGCGAGCGCGACGCAATATTTTTAGGACCTGCTCGTAGCAGGAGTGGCGTCGCCCTGCAAATGGTTTGCAGGGCGTTATCAAGTGAAGAGGAAGATAAAACGTGAACAAGATCTATGCACTGGTTTGGAATCAGGCCCTGGCGTGCTGGAGCGTGACCCATGAAGGAGCCCGCCGGCGGCGCAAGTCCGGGGCGCGCAAGGGCATGGTGGTCGCGGCTGTCAGCCTGCTGGGCATGGGCGCGATGGCGTCGGCCTTCGCCTTGCCCAACGGCGGCAAGGTGGTGTCCGGTACCGGCGACATCCTGACGTTCAACAATGGCCAGGAAATGGCGATCAACCAGCACTCCGAGAAACTGATCACCAACTGGAACGACTTCAGCGTCGCGTCGGGCCAGAAGGTGACGTTCAACCAGCCCGGCACCAGCTCGATCGCCCTGAACCGGGTCATCGGGGTCAACGCCAGTAACATCCAGGGCCAGGTCAAAGCCAATGGCCAGGTGTTCCTGGTCAACCCCAACGGTGTCGTTTTCGGCCAGGCAGCGCGGGTCGACGTCGGCGGCCTGGTGGCGTCGACCAAGGATATCGCGAACGACGACTTCAACAAGGGCACTTACAAATTCGCCGGCAATTCGACTGCGCAAATCATCAACAGCGGCACCCTGACCGCCGCCGAAGGCGGCAGCATCGCGCTGCTGGGCAACAGCGTGCGCAACGATGGTGTGATCCAGGCGCAGATGGGCCGTGTCGCCCTGGGGGCAGGCGATGCCTTCACCGTGAACTTCGATGGCAACAACCTGCTCAACCTGCAGGTCGACGGTGCAGCCGTGGACGCCCTGGTGCATAACGGCGGCCTGCTCAAGGCCAACGGCGGCCAGGTGCTGATGACCGCCAAGAGCGCCGGCACCATGCTGCAGACGGTGGTCAACAACCAGGGTGCGATCGAAGCCAACACCCTGCGCGGCACCTCCGGCAAAATCACCCTCGATGGTGGCGACTCCGGCATCGTGCAGGTGGCGGGTTCGATGAACGCCAACGCTATCGGGACCCTGGGCAACGGTGGCCTGATCGAGACCAAGGGCGCGAAGACCGAAGTGCAACTGGCGGCGCGGGTCAACACCCAGGCCAGCAACGGCCGGACCGGCGACTGGAAAATCAGCTCGTCCGACGTCCGGGTCAGCCCGACGGCGGCATCGGGGCGTAATACCGCCTATGCCGACACGCTGTCGAGCAACCTGGCGACCACCAACATCGAGCTGGCCAGCACCGCCGGCGACGTGGTGGTGGGTGGGCCGGTCGCCTGGAAAAGCGGCAACCAGCTCAAGCTCTCTTCGGCGGGCGACATCGAACTCAATGGCGGCCTGAATGCCACCGGGGCCAACGCCCGAGTGGAAATGACCGCCAAGAAAGCGATCAGGCTCAATGACAATGTGACCCTCACCGGTGCCAACAGCAGCCTTGGCCTGAATCATCAGTCCGGCTACGCCCTGGGCGACAAGGCCGTGGTCACCTTGTCCGGTGCCGGCGCGGCATTCGACTCCAACGGTTCGCAGTATGGCGTGGTCCAGAACAGCGCGCAGTTGCAGGCGGTCAACAACAACCTCAACGGGCTGTATGTCCTGGGTAACAACATCAGGGGCTACGGCAACTTCCGGGCGATCGGTGGCGACAGCCAGTTCAACGGTGTGTTCGACGGCCTGGGCAACACCCTCAGCGGGTTCAGTGTCACCAATACCGGGCCGAATGTCGGTCTGTTCGCGGCCAACTCGGGCCGTATCGGCAACCTGAAGCTGGCGTCGATGACCATCAACGGCACCACCTCCAATGCGGGTTTCAGCAATATCGGCGGCCTGGTGGGGATGAACACCGGCATCATCGACAACGTCAGCGCCACGGGCCTGCGGGTCAACGGCAGTTCGGCGAACAGCAACACCGTCGGTGGCCTGGTCGGGTACAACGCGGGCGGTTCGATCAACCGCGGGGCGGTGACTGCGTCGACCCTGTCCGGCAACGCCTATACCTCCTCCATCGGTGGCCTGGTCGGGGAGAACGCCTCGGGCCTGGCCGGCATGGGCAACATCACCAACAGCAGTGCCAACACCTCCATTACCGGCTCCATGCAACGCAACTCCACAGGGGGCGTCGGCGGCCTGGTCGGCAGCAACAAGGGCGGCCATATCGCCGACTCCTCGAGCTCCGGCAACGTGGGTAACTACTACTCCTTTGGCGGCCTGAATGTCGGCGGCCTGATCGGTTACAACCTGACAGGCATGGTCGAGCGTTCGAACTCCTCCGCTATCGTGCGCGGCTACAGCACCAGCAACGTAGGTGGCCTGGTCGGCCTCAACGTCAACAGTGCGATCAAGGAGTCCAGCGCCAGCGGTGCGGTATACGGCTCCGGGGGCATGGGCGTGGGCGGCCTGGTCGGTTCCAACCAGAACAGCACCCTGAACGACGTCAAGGCCACTGGCAACGTCAGTGATAACTCAGGTACTCACGTCGGCGGCCTGGTCGGTTACAACAGCTACAGCAAGATCGACACCGCAGAAGCCCTGGGGACCGTTGCCGGTGGCGCCAACGGCAATATTGGCGGCCTGGTGGGCAACAACTACGGCGGGAGCATTAGCCATTCCGTGGCCCGCGGCAGGGTCACGGGCAGTACCAACAGCCATCTCGGCGGCCTGGTCGGCTACAACGATGGCGATTTGAACTCGGTCGAGGCCAGTGGTGATGTTCGTGGCGGTTACAACAGCTTCGTCGGTGGCCTGGTCGGCACCAACGGTCGCAACCTGGGCAGCAGCATCGATACGGCCACCGCCAAAGGCAATGTCTGGGGCGACCGGAACAGCGTCAACGGTGGGCTGGTCGGACAGAACCACGGGCAGATCCTCAACTCCCTGGCCCTGGGCACGGTGGGCGGCGGTTACTACGCGAAACTCGGCGGCCTGGTCGGCTTGAACATGGCCAACGTCCGTCAGTCGGTGGCTTCTGGCAAGATCGACTTCAACTCGCGCCTGGGCCAGACCTATGGCGGCCTGGTGGGCGTCAACTACGGGACCATGAGCTACAACTCCGCCTTGGGCGAGGCGGCCCAGGTGCCGCTGGCCGGCCTCAACTACGGGGAAATCAAGTAAGCAGGAGTGACACCCGTCGATAGCCTGCTGTCGCGGGTCGCCGCTACGCCATGCCTGTGCAGGGCGTAGCGGCTTTTTCAGGATCGACCCCCTCTTTCAGGATGAGCCGCCCGGCGGATCATCAATGCATCACGACCCGGCGCGCTGGCCACGGTACGGCGGCGAGCGATCGGGCACCGCAGAACACGGAGAATCGCCCATGCCCTTTCCAACAGCGTTCAGCTGGCGCCGGTTTTACCGTTACGTCCAGGTCATCGCCTGGCTGCTGGCGGGCCTGGTCGCCGGCCCGGCACAGGCCGCCCTGGTGCAGAGCCAGGCGGTCCAGTGCGCCTTCAGCAACGGTGCCGGCCGACCCTGGCAGGAGGTGACTCCCTTGACCAGCACCACGCCGGTGGGCGCCGTGCTTTACCAGCGTTCGGTAGCCTTGTACACCAACTACCGCTATGGCGGTTCCTCGGGAAACGTCGCCCATGAACTGGTGTCGGCGGGGCATTGGACAGCCGGCACGCCGCTCCCCGAGGGCATCGCGCCGACCAATATCAGTGGCATCGGCTTCAAGATCGTGGCGAGTTCCTCGGACGGTGTCTTGCGGGAAATCCTGCAGAGCGCCAAGCCGGTGGCCGTGGAAAAGGACTATGTCCGCTACGACTCCAGCGCCGGCCAGAACCAGCGCTCGCAGATGGTCACCAACTACGTCCAGTCGCTGGTCCTGACCGTGCCCCCGGGCCAGTTGCCTGGCGGCAAGCTGGTCGTCGACCGGGTCGCTGGCAGTGCCGTGCTGATGCTCTATGCGGTCGACCTGGTCCGTGGTGTCGCCGCCCTGGGCGGCGAGGTGACGATTCCGAACGACAACATCCCCCTGGGCATCTGCCGTACCCCCTATCCCTTGATGGGGCCCGCGATCATCGACATGGGCGGCGGCCCCATCACCATTCCCAACACCTGCGTGGTGGAATCGTACAAGACCATCCCGGTGAAGCTTGGGCGATTCTCCCTGGCGAACTTTCCCAAGGTGGGCGCCACCTCGCCCACGGTGCCGTTTCGCATCGAGCTGAGCCAGTGCGCCGTGAACGCCAAGCCACAAATCACCTTTACCGACAAAGTCTCCGGCCACAGCGATCCCTCGGTGTTGAACCTGAGCCCCTCGGGCAATGCCGCCAAGGGCTTCGGTATCGTCATGACCAACGAGTTGAACGGCCAGCGGATCAAGTACGACGGCACCCCGTACGACATGCAACGGGTCGGCGACAGCGCGGTCATTCCGTTGCGGGCCGGTTACATCCGCACTGGTAGCGATGCCGAGATCAAGGTCGGTGATGCCGACGGCGCGGCGGAGTTCACCTTTACCTTTCCCTGAGCGAGGTGTGGTTTTTCCGCGAGGTGATGACGATGGACGGCGCCGCCAGGCCTTTTCTACACTGTGCTCCGACCCCGGGATGGAGAGCACGCGGATGAATCGCAACGAACTGCGCAAGGCCGATATCAACCTGATGGTGGTGTTCGAAACCCTGATGCTCGAGCGCAATGTGACCCGGGCGGCGGAGAAGCTGTTTCTCGGCCAGCCGACCATCAGCTCGGCGCTCAATCGGCTGCGGGCGATATTCAACGATCCGCTGTTCATTCGCGTGGGCCACCGGATGGAGCCCACTGCCCGCGCCGAGGAACTGATCCAGCACCTGTCGCCGGCGCTGGATGCCTTGTCTTCGGCCTTGAGCCTGACCCACGATTTCGACCCCGCCAGCAGCACCATGACCTTTCGCATCGGCCTGTCGGACGATGTCGAGTTCGGCCTGTTGCCGCCGCTGTTGCGCGCCCTGCGCCAAGAGGCGCCGCAGGTGGTGTTCGTGGTCCAGCACGCCGACTACTGGCGCATCCCGGACCTGCTGGCCGCGGGCGACATCACCGTGGGCATCAGCCAGACCCGCGGCTTGCCGGCCAACGCCAAGCGCAAGCTGCTGCGCCATATCCAGCCCAGCGTGCTGCGCGCCGACGCCAGCGAGACGCCGCTGACCCTCGACGAATACTGTTCCCGCCCGCATGTCCTGGTGTCGCACACCGCCAATGTCAGCGGCTTTGCCGATGAGTGGCTGGCGGAGATCGGCCGGCAGCGCCAGGTGGTGCTGTCGGTGCCGCAGTACAGTGCGCTGCCGGCCCTGCTGGCGGGCACCGACCTGATCGCCAGCCTGCCGGACTACACGGCGGCGGCCATGGCGGCGTCGGGGCAGTTGTTCCAGGAACCGTTCCCGTTCAAGACCCCGACCCTGGACCTGTCCATGGTCTGGCTCAGCCATGTCGACACCGACCCGGCCGAGCGCTGGTTGCGTTCGCGCCTGGAAGCCTTCATGAGCGATCGCGAACCCGTCGCTCCGGCGCTGCTCAAGGCGCATTGAGCGGCTGCCTCTCGGGGCGATGCAGCCCGGCGCGAGGCGTGTAGTATGGAGCGCCTTTTCCGCCACCCAACAGGGAGCTTCGCCATGCCTCATCTGCACATGGAATACACCGCCAACCTGCCGCAACTGGACGCCGACAAGGCCTTGCTGCGGTTCAACCACGCGCTGGTGGCTTCCGGGCAGTTCTCGGAATTCGACATCAAGAGCCGGGCGCTGAAGGTCGAGACCTTTCGCGTCGGCACCGGCCTTGGCGAACGCGGTTTCGTGCATGTGAAGCTGGCGCTGCTCAGCGGCCGCTCGCCGGAGATCAAGAAGCAGTTGTCGCAAAGCCTGCTGGCGGTGCTGCAGGAACTCTGCGAATGGCCGGCCTCCGTCGAGC
This portion of the Pseudomonas sp. MRSN 12121 genome encodes:
- a CDS encoding fimbrial protein — translated: MKRTSFVSLATSSLMLAALIPSMSHATDGVINFSGSISDVTCNINGKAPGEDNVTNVELGRIAPSAFTAVGTASTFKNFDLVLSGAQCTDKTKVVVDFDQVGNVDPATGNLKLIGSAPATGVQIQVYNADATAAKIPLGQAETSPQVATVAGNTATLKFKASYVSTLATVGAGSGNSYVRYTLSYK
- a CDS encoding molecular chaperone; translated protein: MTPKARVWSSLVLGVMFLGVWSGSVQASIVIQGTRLVYPADAREVTIKINNVGGTALLAQNWIDDGDSHKKPEEIKVPFLLSPAVIRLDPESSASLRVSYTGEKLAEDRESLFWLNVLETPPRKEADENVLQFAFRTRIKVFFRPKNLKSDVDLVADKLDWKFKAQLPGNEKGETRMGIQVTNPTAYYVSFGKVEVVLDERRIAVKDEMIAPFSSGTFLLPEHVSQNYRKASVSYEVINDFGGRRVLDKALSR
- a CDS encoding fimbria/pilus outer membrane usher protein; the encoded protein is MKTQAWAETSSSAVAAGKAAAVPESDVVFDSQMLFQTEGSPIDTSRFEHQGFLIPGTYRIDLLVNGRWGATQDIEFRDTHGPQGGQPCYERSLLTRAGIDLEKAAAQPGVEPMPEGLYCADLARYIPGLTTKINLRELTIDLSVPQYFLQKTQSKTYVDPENWDHGISAGLLNYNTNLFSVQNSGRTQTNGYAGLNMGLNVGALRLRHTGTLAWSSETGSRYQRGHIYGQTDLPAWRSQLLVGESATDADLFDSVSFRGVQLFSDDRMLPDTERFYAPVVRGTASSNAKVSVYQRGYLISETSVAPGPFEISDLQAASFGGDLNVTVTEANGQSTSFTVPFATTVQLLRPGNSRYSLTAGEVIDPGLRGDKQYVLQGTAQRGLDNDLTAYAGSALTGSYMSALIGSAINTSVGGFAVDLTQARTDVPRNGSLQGSSLRLSYSKNLPNSGTNFSLLAYRYSTSGYLGLHDAIALQDFVENGEPLESFARVRDRLDVNVSQRVNATGGNFYVGGSSLKYWNQKNQALNFSMGYSDQWQGNSFSFMVQRMQGSSGFSGRRADTNNTVFSFTLTVPLGRETRGGTVLNNFVSHDQRTGSHLSSGVSGTLDEAGKASYSVSLARDEQQRQTTRNASFNYFLPEVALSSSYSEGNDYRQASVGASGGMVLHSGGVTFAQTLSETSALVYAPNARGATVGYSGAKVNASGYAVVPSLTPFQLNTVDVDPQGAPDDVELRVNSRNIAPVAGAVVMLSYPTRKARSFLVDSLQPNGAHLPFAALASDAESGEELGAVGQGSRLVLRSEKDQGTIRVEWGNEPSQQCLIDYRLPERDPASTKGYEVLALPCRALPAATVDQARNG
- a CDS encoding molecular chaperone; amino-acid sequence: MRDVVAVRLRQARRLCGGLLAGLLLMPPGGAQAALAVTGTRFIYPAGTSALTVRVGNNGEAPILLQAWLDKGDTGTDPSGLAVPFVLSPPIARLEPQQRSALVVRYTGESLPGDRESVFWINFLEVPPRTTAEANVLRVAYRLRMKLLYRPAGLAGEADEAIRQVTWRLEQGPQAGGQTTLLATSRAPYYVSLPQLALGEGKQAINWQGITIEPFGTTRIALPVAKKAAAQATAIHYQVAIDSGETRSGSARIQP
- a CDS encoding ShlB/FhaC/HecB family hemolysin secretion/activation protein, whose amino-acid sequence is MRDIEAVQPAQPAPAAPELDLPKAESPVAPAAPDTSGIRVRISAFVITGNQVFDETRLQALLVDLKDQELDLTGLRGAAQRITSFYQKQGYVLARAFLPAQDIENGVVRIEVMEGRYGSIELHNGSRALDQVVQAPLSSLSGGKAVYDADLERSLLLLSDLPGVRARGTLRPGLEYGTTDLVIDTEATPLLNGTLEADNFGGYYTGEYRLGGSLNLNNPLRLGDQLSLRALRSDESQRYYRAAYQLPVGPWSTRIGAAYSEMSYRLGRNFEVLDYHGTASFRSLFVAQPLVRSRTFDLNAQLQYEDKRLRDDIDLFETSSRKQIDLWTLSLSGNSEDLLLGGGRNLFDLSYASGQLRIGDAEERGRDGRTAGTNGGFSKVNLNAARLQRLSDRFQLYTRLSAQWASGNLDSSEKLGLGGPYGVRGYPLGAGSGDQGWQASAELRYALAPRWQLSAFADNGVTKTNRRTWTSGDNTRRITSTGIGASWAGPSQQINLTAAWPLHDNGENEGPPRRPRIWASATQYF
- a CDS encoding GLUG motif-containing protein, with protein sequence MNKIYALVWNQALACWSVTHEGARRRRKSGARKGMVVAAVSLLGMGAMASAFALPNGGKVVSGTGDILTFNNGQEMAINQHSEKLITNWNDFSVASGQKVTFNQPGTSSIALNRVIGVNASNIQGQVKANGQVFLVNPNGVVFGQAARVDVGGLVASTKDIANDDFNKGTYKFAGNSTAQIINSGTLTAAEGGSIALLGNSVRNDGVIQAQMGRVALGAGDAFTVNFDGNNLLNLQVDGAAVDALVHNGGLLKANGGQVLMTAKSAGTMLQTVVNNQGAIEANTLRGTSGKITLDGGDSGIVQVAGSMNANAIGTLGNGGLIETKGAKTEVQLAARVNTQASNGRTGDWKISSSDVRVSPTAASGRNTAYADTLSSNLATTNIELASTAGDVVVGGPVAWKSGNQLKLSSAGDIELNGGLNATGANARVEMTAKKAIRLNDNVTLTGANSSLGLNHQSGYALGDKAVVTLSGAGAAFDSNGSQYGVVQNSAQLQAVNNNLNGLYVLGNNIRGYGNFRAIGGDSQFNGVFDGLGNTLSGFSVTNTGPNVGLFAANSGRIGNLKLASMTINGTTSNAGFSNIGGLVGMNTGIIDNVSATGLRVNGSSANSNTVGGLVGYNAGGSINRGAVTASTLSGNAYTSSIGGLVGENASGLAGMGNITNSSANTSITGSMQRNSTGGVGGLVGSNKGGHIADSSSSGNVGNYYSFGGLNVGGLIGYNLTGMVERSNSSAIVRGYSTSNVGGLVGLNVNSAIKESSASGAVYGSGGMGVGGLVGSNQNSTLNDVKATGNVSDNSGTHVGGLVGYNSYSKIDTAEALGTVAGGANGNIGGLVGNNYGGSISHSVARGRVTGSTNSHLGGLVGYNDGDLNSVEASGDVRGGYNSFVGGLVGTNGRNLGSSIDTATAKGNVWGDRNSVNGGLVGQNHGQILNSLALGTVGGGYYAKLGGLVGLNMANVRQSVASGKIDFNSRLGQTYGGLVGVNYGTMSYNSALGEAAQVPLAGLNYGEIK